The following are from one region of the Aspergillus chevalieri M1 DNA, chromosome 1, nearly complete sequence genome:
- a CDS encoding uncharacterized protein (COG:S;~EggNog:ENOG410PV9D;~InterPro:IPR021842;~PFAM:PF11917), whose product MTPPPLPPANPDEHQYWTDPILCEETRTRLEHFRNLGWLPPNYKPRTLEGLAVVERYWRRYCAHSNEDYVEYLLSEDKAIYMNFLDWMSRTSREKRLQTYDEYWRRLCQYFGLFARRPVNHHVHEQMRRVCLSFLFHSYTWILNRQQYLEQVFPAERKINRRVKKKSTLDIDDFCVLLRHHWVHSSFFRHGSMIIQQAVIMLWSSITGTRPGVLLPQRDATNDPNASQDGSLSLGPRKRKRGDSFKSDLPQRISPDDLPNTICYRDIELFYLRNPDDGRDVLCAIIEFRNLKGRPEGADGTKFFMHGDYQLAYCPIVQIVSLAFRDDAFENELTPELIWRIKVPKRTRALPLRWKKDKLNLPLLRRVVRTQYGYGVHPTLPMTYDSSRLALKDLGEDGGFEDNLGHYNFRRWTANEANRHFTSQERKRVLGQSGDFIFEKHYQAEFIQRDLQHVVLLRPPQEGLLQRAAGMLRNRDPLAPSNITDEQLRAIRRHPEILELRREKRELKEEMRSLAGTIQNARNHFPDLYQRHDEISRKLTKLRKALRDNTRQTARKDYFHTAPVLEIDRQIQQLLGKSGAENCDDDSTKDGDEDWQPPIPDYVFPERARLVESFYGPEGECFDEDRLLAKRIQVTEDLVALSHLCEPNRRGKRANWDGDDEQSETSGGKEAFLSEEKSPECPMDVCIICCGISRRSPSNPHPHNFPSKRKDSLRRHLIGHLMNAHDGVRCTWETCSKLPTFIDIAEFLAHAANIHHYDLHIKLERIPKRQKPSRDETPSFSSSSMSLRSSRSATETPASSVGIEIGKIDPRLLAASNTKYNETCRRSQRLNPH is encoded by the exons ATGACGccgcctcctcttcctcctgcgAACCCCGACGAGCACCAGTACTGGACCGATCCTATCCTGTGCGAGGAGACTCGGACCAGACTTGAGCATTTCCGAAATCTGGGATGGCTTCCCCCTAACTACAAGCCCAGGACACTTGAAGGTCTTGCAGTTGTCGAACGGTACTGGCGAAG ATATTGTGCACATTCAAACGAGGACTATGTGGAATATCTACTGTCGGAAGACAAAGCCATCTATATGAACTTTCTTGACTGGATGTCAAGGACCTCGCGTGAGAAAAGACTTCAGACCtatgatgaatattggcgGCGCTTGTGCCAATACTTTGGCTTGTTTGCCCGCCGGCCTGTAAATCATCATGTTCATGAGCAGATGCGACGAGTATGTTTAAGCTTCCTGTTCCATTCTTACACCTGGATACTCAATAGACAACAGTACCTTGAACAAGTTTTTCCTGCAGAGCGCAAGATCAATAGGCGCGTGAAAAAGAAGAGCACACTGGACATAGATGATTTCTGCGTCCTTTTACGCCACCACTGGGtccattcttctttcttccgtCATGGGAGCATGATTATCCAGCAAGCTGTGATCATGCTCTGGTCCTCCATCACAGGGACTCGACCAGGCGTGCTACTTCCGCAGCGAGATGCTACAAATGATCCCAATGCATCGCAAGATGGCTCGCTTTCGCTCGGCCCAAGAAAGCGCAAGCGGGGTGATTCGTTTAAGAGTGATCTTCCTCAACGGATTTCACCCGACGACCTTCCCAACACTATATGTTACAGGGATATCGAGCTCTTTTACCTCAGAAACCCAGATGATGGTCGAGACGTTCTCTGTGCCATCATTGAATTTCGTAATCTTAAGGGCCGGCCAGAGGGTGCTGATGG GACGAAGTTCTTCATGCATGGAGATTATCAATTGGCATACTGTCCAATTGTTCAAATTGTGTCACTAGCCTTCCGCGATGACGCTTTCGAAAATGAGCTGACCCCTGAGTTGATCTGGCGGATTAAGGTTCCGAAGCGTACCAGAGCTCTTCCGCTTCGGTGGAAAAAGGATAAGTTGAACCTTCCCCTACTTCGACGTGTGGTTCGAACTCAGTATGGCTATGGGGTTCATCCGACGCTACCAATGACTTATGACTCGAGCCGGCTGGCACTCAAAGATCTGGGAGAGGATGGAGGATTTGAGGACAACCTAGGTCATTACAACTTCCGGCGTTGGACTGCAAACGAAGCCAATC GCCACTTTACCAGTCAAGAGCGGAAGAGGGTTCTTGGCCAGTCCGGAGACTTTATTTTTGAAAAGCATTACCAAGCGGAATTTATCCAGCGAGATCTCCAACATGTGGTCCTCCTTCGGCCCCCTCAGGAGGGTCTTCTTCAGAGAGCAGCGGGCATGCTTAGGAACAGAGATCCACTGGCCCCTTCAAACATTACTGACGAGCAGCTACGGGCTATTCGTCGACATCCTGAAATTCTGGAACTCAGGCGAGAGAAACGGGAGTTAAAGGAAGAAATGCGATCCCTGGCTGGCACCATTCAGAACGCTCGAAATCACTTCCCTGACCTCTATCAGAGGCATGACGAAATCAGCAGGAAGCTCACCAAGTTAAGAAAGGCCCTACGAGATAATACTCGGCAGACTGCCAGAAAAGATTATTTCCATACGGCACCCGTACTAGAAATCGACAGACAAATCCAGCAACTCTTGGGTAAATCTGGTGCAGAAAATTGTGATGATGACAGTACCAAGGATGGCGATGAAGATTGGCAGCCCCCCATCCCGGATTACGTTTTTCCTGAAAGAGCTCGTCTAGTGGAATCATTCTACGGTCCGGAGGGAGAGTGTTTTGACGAGGATAGACTACTTGCAAAACGTATCCAAGTTACTGAGGACCTGGTCGCACTCTCGCACCTCTGTGAACCAAATCGTCGAGGCAAACGAGCCAACTGGGATGGGGACGATGAGCAGAGCGAGACATCTGGGGGAAAGGAAGCCTTCCTGTCAGAAGAAAAATCCCCGGAGTGCCCCATGGATGTATGTATCATCTGTTGCGGTATATCCCGCCGCTCACCTTCTAATCCTCATCCACACAATTTTCCATCAAAAAGGAAGGATTCTCTCCGTCGTCATCTGATCGGTCACCTTATGAACGCACACGACGGAGTACGCTGCACCTGGGAAACTTGCAGCAAACTCCCTACTTTCATCGATATTGCTGAATTTTTAGCACATGCCGCCAATATTCATCACTATGACCTCCATATCAAGCTGGAACGTATTCCCAAGAGACAAAAGCCGTCTCGGGATGAAACACCGTCTTTCAGCAGCTCCAGCATGTCGTTAAGGTCGAGCCGATCGGCCACCGAGACTCCCGCTTCCTCCGTTGGTATTGAAATAGGGAAGATTGACCCACGTTTACTTGCAGCCTCGAATACCAAATACAATGAGACCTGCCGTCGGTCCCAACGATTGAACCCTCATTGA
- a CDS encoding transcription factor domain-containing protein (COG:S;~EggNog:ENOG410PNA2;~InterPro:IPR007219;~PFAM:PF04082;~TransMembrane:1 (o303-325i);~go_function: GO:0003677 - DNA binding [Evidence IEA];~go_function: GO:0008270 - zinc ion binding [Evidence IEA];~go_process: GO:0006351 - transcription, DNA-templated [Evidence IEA]) — translation MGSSDDDPQIASSNPVASLSPSTLISACDTYRKKFPVANFLHYPSLIANISTNPSSVDPVFVAALLSLCARFLPEHNLDSGETYAEYARSELAHKAFESPSLSLAQSSVMLVFYEWGSGRPYKAWMYSGMATYMIQSLLKTADDSMEHNPDEFHASQIQYEQLVRTYWVCFAQDCELSSGARQHFALSFRHISVPLPVSDYDYNFGRRGPPRLMPADLTRGSPLCVKLTIEHGLTVVTRGFDIFVRILRFANESRRGRVSLTTTALSSPQQTWQVLKEELDEWRSLQDSTLQYPATSVQVHVALGYGELFAYINLIYFMSILFLYRDQLLSSLKQIHDPRHDPQSSTSLDGTTWSEGAIDRLFEAAQNIGGILSVLQTCSAPVITPYAGFSVFVAAHINMYGTVSPLQYPGGQGRAEKEKKANFSYLERLCEFWPVGHNWWRAAQDANKFYETARNNQEHALSGDRPGHITLAGTLDEYGDIRSSRPRNETSSNTSHITLPRGQTDSPTQTRLPFNDQFILDAQELETDMLQWPFIDETWSSGFDTGFDAAWPNFG, via the exons ATGGGCTCCAGTGATGATGACCCCCAAATTGCGTCCTCCAACCCGGTTGCTTCTCTATCTCCGTCCACCCTCATCAGCGCCTGTGATACCTACCGTAAGAAATTTCCTGTAGCGAACTTTCTTCACTACCCGTCACTTATTGCCAACATCTCGACCAATCCCTCTTCTGTGGACCCGGTTTTCGTGGCCGCATTGCTCTCCCTCTGTGCCCGCTTCCTCCCGGAGCATAATCTGGATTCTGGCGAAACATATGCAGAATATGCACGATCCGAGCTGGCTCACAAGGCCTTCGAATCTCCTTCACTATCCCTGGCACAATCTTCGGTGATGCTTGTATTCTATGAGTGGGGGTCGGGGCGCCCATATAAAGCGTGGATGTATAGTG GAATGGCAACTTATATGATACAGTCGCTGTTAAAGACAGCGGACGATAGTATGGAGCACAATCCAGATGAATTTCATGCTTCTCAAATCCAGTATGAGCAGCTTGTCCGCACGTATTGGGTCTGCTTTGCTCAAGATTGCGAGCTAAGCTCAGGAGCTCGTCAGCACTTTGCCCTATCCTTTCGTCATATTTCTGTCCCCCTACCGGTTAGCGATTATGATTATAATTTCGGCCGCCGGGGACCACCTAGATTGATGCCCGCTGATCTTACTCGAGGCTCCCCGCTGTGCGTGAAATTGACTATCGAACACGGCCTGACGGTCGTAACGCGCGGCTTCGATATATTCGTGCGCATCTTACGTTTTGCTAATGAGAGTCGTCGCGGTCGAGTCTCGTTAACGACGACGGCGCTATCATCACCACAGCAAACCTGGCAAGTCCTTAAAGAAGAGCTAGATGAATGGAGGTCCCTGCAAGACTCGACTCTTCAATACCCGGCTACCAGCGTTCAGGTGCATGTTGCTCTCGGATATGGGGAGCTCTTTGCTTATATCAACCTGATTTATTTCATGAG CATCCTCTTCCTTTATCGGGATCAGCTTTTGTCTAGCTTAAAGCAAATCCATGATCCACGCCACGATCCTCAGTCTTCAACTAGCTTAGACGGGACCACTTGGAGCGAAggtgccattgaccgtcTCTTTGAAGCAGCACAGAATATTGGAGGTATTTTATCAGTTCTGCAAACCTGTTCAGCGCCTGTTATCACACCATATGCCGGGTTCAGCGTCTTTGTAGCTGCCCATATCAATATGTACGGAACTGTATCACCACTGCAATATCCGGGTGGACAGGGACGcgcagagaaagagaaaaaagctAATTTCTCATATCTTGAGCGGCTGTGCGAATTCTGGCCGGTCGGCCACAACTGG TGGCGGGCTGCACAGGACGCAAACAAGTTCTACGAAACGGCTAGGAATAACCAGGAGCATGCCCTTTCAGGCGACCGCCCTGGTCATATAACGCTGGCAGGGACTCTAGATGAATACGGGGATATACGGTCTTCTCGTCCGCGGAATGAGACGTCCTCGAATACGAGCCACATTACGCTGCCCAGGGGCCAGACTGACTCTCCTACTCAAACACGCTTACCGTTTAATGACCAGTTTATATTGGACGCTCAAGAATTGGAGACGGATATGTTGCAATGGCCATTTATCGATGAGACTTGGTCATCTGGGTTTGATACGGGGTTTGACGCTGCGTGGCCTAATTTTGGCTAA
- a CDS encoding uncharacterized protein (COG:S;~EggNog:ENOG410PV13) — protein MSQAVSSCGLDPPHVSAKSLIKPIYPARALRSPPEIKEPDMLIPLTRAKEYPTTHIHGYTYVIASKGRTQVEMEHLPDTIQYAKRQPFGRKRPVYCPFLGFQVKKWTWKCSGIYACEFLSPFLQSYHHTSVDEGTWQEIQKSQKDVQILESDIRKRNAYSYYRSKASFFKKGHACIDQLPTCKAVFKRYNQMDVHGEYAPFIGCINGSYGGLTKHHMGQIQGHTAIDLQFLEDLFNKEILPATEECGVFEPLSSRRKYCDRDHPQGSGRLKHTPCDVIFNALVPTNIEQCPYIIFTSHGVHKHPPPPPSKAPERILGGVKRIIEQIRDPNLTTAQFLRNPQLEEFCRQYNASTLAEIHSSFCNKDRIAAIIQKQRLISYPNGQDINGLIFLQNTDRHLKDYIQEYYHDPQGIMVLCAFREQIQLLSRLSSFEIDMSYKRIRSKDINEVLFATFLPDQCKIITLLRVFTSTDSTEGYYLLFKRVFDLVQRVSSQPVLFDSIHGSGIHGIIVDMDSKQYTGLGQYLSEIDPQHQDIIWHLQRIIVFCRVHFQRSILKAIGTNNQGSPLWSRMMSLLDCRSEDDYDRLLDLLITYENANVQNWAVQKKGKVIKAGLNKACSKIQPHYFDVLRNHTNAVEQSHQKSYASGKYLTLVQAVKNSAKLDRDDIVQYNNFQDFNIHHSYRTSNMEANYLRHMSRERSRKRRRSALSISSEIESGSSASPLLPGNTRSRSQTSSRNGDNESMRSSDLRRTISTNVLNLEQRRQVIELENLEIELQQKKANLKKQEEDIRLQQLQNEKLELDLMERRMRIQEHDST, from the exons ATGAGCCAAGCGGTGAGCTCATGCGGCCTAGACCCCCCGCACGTGAGCGCCAAGTCTCTTATTAAGCCGATTTATCCCGCACGAG CGCTGAGATCTCCCCCTGAAATCAAG GAACCGGATATGCTTATTCCACTTACAAGAGCTAAAG AGTATCCCACAACTCATATACATGGTTATACATATGTTATTGCTTCCAAAGGACGAACACAGGTTGAAATGGAACATCTTCCAGATACT ATTCAATATGCAAAACGACAGCCTTTTGGACGAAAAAGACCTGTTTACTGCCCATTTCTTGGATTTCAAGTTAAGAAATGGACAtggaaatgctctgggaTTTATGCATGTGAATTCCTGAGCCCATTTCTCCAgtcctatcatcatacatctGTTGATGAAGGTACTTGGCAAGAAATTCAAAAGTCTCAGAAAGATGTCCAGATCTTAGAGTCTGATATCAGAAAGCGCAATGCATATAG TTATTATCGGTCAAAGGCTTCTTTCTTTAAGAAGGGCCATGCCTGTATTGATCAACTTCCAACATGCAAAGCGGTTTTTAAAAGATATAACCAGATG GATGTTCATGGAGAATACGCCCCATTCATTGGCTGTATAAATGGATCATATGGAGGTTTAACTAAACATCATATGGGGCAAATTCAAGGACATACAGCCATAGACTTGCAGTTTCTTGAAGATCTTTTTAATAAAGAGATCTTGCCAGCtactgaagaatgtggtgtttttgaaccTCTCTCAAGCCGCCGAAAGTACTGCG ATCGAGATCATCCTCAGGGGTCTGGTCGGTTGAAGCACACCCCTTGTGATGTTATTTTCAATGCTCTAGTACCCACAAATATAGAGCAATGTCCATATATAATATTTACTTCACATGGGGTTCATaaacatccaccaccaccaccaagcaaggcacctGAAAGGATTCTAGGGGGTGTGAAAAGGATTATTGAACAAATTCGGGATCCTAATTTAACAACAG CTCAATTTCTTCGAAATCCACAACTTGAAGAATTCTGTCGGCAGTACAatgcttctacattagcagagattCACTCTAGCTTTTGTAATAAAGATCGAATTGCAGCAATAATTCAAAAGCAGCGTCTTATTTCATAtcctaatggacaggatattaatggcCTTATTTTCCTTCAAAATACTGACCGGCATTTAAAA GATTATATCCAAGAATATTATCATGATCCCCAGGGTATTATGGTTCTATGTGCTTTTAGAGAGCAAATTCAACTTCTTTCACGTCTCTCATCTTTTgagattgatatgtcttATAAACGAATACGGTCAAAAGATATTAATGAGGTGCTTTTTGCTACATTCCTGCCAGACCAATGCAAAA TTATTACTTTACTGcgagtctttaccagtaCTGATTCTACTGAGGGGTAttatttacttttcaagcgagtTTTTGACCTAGTCCAGAGGGTCTCCTCTCAGCCAGTTCTTTTTGATTCCATCCATGGGTCTGGAATCcatggtattattgtcgATATGGATTCGAAACAATATACTG GACTTGgtcaatatctttctgaaattgatcctcaacaccaagacatTATATGGCATTTACAGCGTATCATTGTCTTCTGCAGGGTTCATTTCCAACGGTCAATCTTGAAAGCTATTGGAACCAATAACCAAGGCTCTCCCCTTTGGAGCCGCATGATGAGTCTTTTAGACTGCAGATCAGAGGATGATTATGATAGATTATTAGATCTTCTGATAA CATATGAGAATGCTAATGTCCAGAATTGGGCGGTTCAAAAGAAAGGCAAAGTAATCAAAGCTGGGTTGAATAAAGCATGCTCTAAAATCCAACCTCATTACTTTGATGTGCTGCGAAAtcatacaaatgctgttgagcagtCCCATCAGAAATCATATGCATCTGGCAAGTATCTAACTTTGGTACAGGCAGTTAAGAA TTCTGCGAAGCTAGATAGGGATGATATTGTGCAGTACAATAACTTTCAGGActtcaatattcatcattcataccGAACTTCTAATATGGAAGCTAACTACCTTCGGCAtatgagtcgggaaa GGAGCCGAAAGCGCCGCAGGTCTGCCTTATCTATTTCATCTGAAATTGAATCAGGCTCATCAGCTTCACCCTTACTGCCAGGAAATACAAGGTCAAGGTCACAAACCTCCTCAAGAAATGgtgataatga GTCAATGAGATCAAGTGATCTTCGACGTACTATTTCAACAAATGTCTTAAATCTTGAACAGAGACGTCAAGTGATTGAGCTAGAGAATCTTGAAATAGAGCTTCAACAAAAGAAAGCTAATCTCAAAAAGCAAGAGGAGGATATTCGCCTGCAACAACTTCAAAATGAGAAGTTGGAACTTGATCTTATGGAGAGAAGAATGCGGATACAGGAACATGACTCAACATGA
- a CDS encoding uncharacterized protein (COG:S;~EggNog:ENOG410PU90;~InterPro:IPR022198;~PFAM:PF12520), with translation MRISMLHRLIATGCVEEILTYLDHIEDFWSSLVGSDPVLMKKIDRDTIDALQLLAPGKSRTDGKTACGRVLSGQAFAEFSDEERRIIWDRMKDFDGLVPSLYTFFEDFKYLESCAHCVKRLFGPLTESVWETMKSIFIPSSNSEAESVIQTSESTFRRQRATDLERLERGYLQVWLYTMRHYPLMPPDPKKDDDLLAKPARAKADERAIYEMAELARRLGFKSPEIDALIDGSPDHQIAQAALLQARKPGRFRYDAQQFDILVSRIVDCFAEAVPDQPDMGHDLLADSAMKPRARCGMPRIRTHKQDSPLLFLDRLHADDAGVSDTTTSFFVRRCVYFAFFGKPTQPGLTDSDPTGGSPGDMPWSPLFVTEDDPSGGHGFAMQAALPREPPQQDREEPQGQRARQDREQRTLRCQQSLRRERGREVLKRRRTRKAQMRRRQLRPMAGSDQEPMELEWLSTEPSDQDMSDQGRSSPELPIEGLQDESIPFDPATALTLHSTHGPAGPGEADTFSYCTRISLEATPLERVSEDRPTVEGQNHDEGLEEQAQVDHPSQRQSTKAEDGNSSSVGDTGGQQPVLEEYLDQLMRAQEEQEKLEAELERERLEEELGLSNQEQPAPDLSPRPQEGQNSPARPPDKQLTEVTHTRDPDLAQAALPEPTQDPSPGSRLEGQPEPPAENLELVALTTRDGDSNPESQNPPADDAGPLTMMEAPPPTLVEISFWTFEQEEWKQSDRLQVDPSDPSPVERVARKYTWKNYSLYDWKLQSLSPAQCYRAATVDGNNAIFLISEHEEQKLAAEGRFVKDRKLLSLVSRVLNRTEPKSTTKRHRLQH, from the exons ATGAGAATCAGCATGCTCCACCGGTTGATCGCCACGGGTTGTGTTGAA GAGATCCTTACCTACCTAGACCATATCGAAGACTTCTGGTCATCCTTGGTTGGATCGGATCCTGTTTTAATGAAAAAGATTGATCGGGATACCATCGATGCACTGCAGCTGTTGGCGCCGGGGAAATCCCGAACCGACGGAAAAACAGCCTGTGGGCGGGTCTTGAGTGGCCAGGCATTCGCAGAATTCAGCGATGAAGAACGAAGGATTATATGGGACCGAATGAAGGATTTTGACGGGCTGGTTCCGTCCTTGTACACCTTTTTTGAAGACTTCAAGTACCTGGAAAGCTGCGCTCATTGTGTGAAGCGACTGTTTGGCCCGTTGACTGAGTCTGTCTGGGAAACTATGAAGTCAATTTTTATTCCATCCTCAAATTCAGAAGCTGAGAGTGTTATTCAAACTTCTGAGTCCACGTTCCGGCGTCAGCGTGCGACCGACCTGGAGCGTCTGGAGAGGGGATACTTGCAGGTGTGGCTGTATACAATGCGACATTACCCTCTGATGCCCCCGGACCCAAAGAAGGATGATGACCTGTTGGCAAAGCCAGCTCGTGCCAAAGCCGATGAGAGAGCGATCTATGAGATGGCTGAACTTGCTCGCCGGCTCGGATTCAAGTCCCCAGAAATCGATGCATTAATTGATGGTTCCCCAGACCACCAGATCGCACAAGCGGCTCTGCTGCAAGCCAGGAAACCTGGTCGGTTCCGATATGACGCCCAGCAGTTTGATATTTTGGTCAGTCGAATTGTCGATTGTTTCGCAGAGGCGGTTCCCGATCAGCCTGACATGGGACATGACCTTCTTGCGGACAGCGCCATGAAACCCCGGGCTCGCTGCGGGATGCCAAGAATACGAACGCATAAGCAAGATAGCCCTTTGCTCTTCCTGGACCGTTTACACGCCGATGATGCTGGGGTTAGCGACACGACCACTAGCTTTTTCGTCCGCCGCTGTGTCTATTTCGCCTTCTTCGGAAAACCTACACAACCTGGACTTACTGACAGCGACCCGACCGGAGGGTCTCCTGGGGATATGCCTTGGTCGCCGTTGTTCGTCACAGAGGATGATCCATCCGGCGGCCATGGATTTGCTATGCAAGCTGCTTTGCCAAGGGAGCCACCCCAACAAGACCGAGAAGAGCCACAGGGCCAGCGGGCCCGACAGGATAGGGAGCAACGTACTCTGCGCTGCCAGCAGTCACTGAGGCGCGAAAGGGGACGGGAGGTTTTGAAACGACGACGAACGCGGAAGGCTCAGATGCGCAGACGTCAATTGCGCCCAATGGCCGGAAGCGACCAAGAGCCCATGGAGTTAGAATGGCTGAGCACGGAGCCCTCGGATCAGGATATGTCCGACCAAGGACGTTCATCCCCGGAACTTCCTATCGAAGGTCTCCAAGATGAATCAATACCGTTCGATCCAGCGACCGCCCTTACGCTGCACTCGACACATGGCCCTGCCGGCCCGGGAGAAGCAGATACCTTTAGCTATTGCACGAGAATTTCGCTGGAAGCAACCCCGCTTGAGCGGGTCTCAGAAGACAGACCAACGGTAGAAGGCCAGAATCATGACGAGGGTCTTGAGGAGCAGGCGCAAGTTGATCATCCATCACAGCGACAGTCCACGAAAGCTGAGGATGGCAATTCTTCAAGTGTTGGCGATACAGGTGGGCAACAACCGGTCTTGGAGGAATACCTTGACCAACTGATGAGGGCCCAGGAAGAGCAGGAAAAGTTGGAGGCGGAGTTAGAACGTGAGCGACTCGAGGAAGAGCTTGGTCTTTCTAACCAAGAGCAGCCAGCTCCGGATCTATCACCTAGACCTCAAGAAGGACAAAATTCACCAGCGAGACCACCTGACAAGCAACTGACGGAGGTGACACACACTAGGGATCCAGATTTAGCACAGGCTGCTCTTCCAGAACCTACTCAAGACCCTTCGCCAGGGTCTCGCCTTGAAGGACAGCCAGAGCCCCCAGCGGAGAATCTCGAACTTGTAGCACTTACTACCCGGGATGGGGACAGCAACCCCGAAAGTCAGAATCCTCCAGCAGATGATGCTGGTCCTCTAACCATGATGgaagcaccaccaccaactcTTGTTGAGATTTCCTTCTGGACTTTTGAACAAGAGGAGTGGAAGCAGTCAGACCGTCTCCAAGTGGATCCTTCAGATCCATCGCCGGTGGAACGAGTTGCGAGGAAGTACACGTGGAAGAACTACTCCCTGTATGATTGGAAACTACAAAGCCTCAGCCCTGCCCAATGTTATCGTGCAGCCACCGTCGACGGCAATAATGCTATATTCCTGATTTCTGAGCATGAAGAGCAGAAGCTCGCGGCCGAGGGCCGATTTGTCAAGGACAGGAAGCTTCTATCGTTGGTCTCTCGAGTCCTGAATCGGACTGAACCCAAGTCTACTACCAAACGTCACCGTCTACAGCACTGA